ATCATGTATTCTATCTTCAAAATACGCATCTATGTATTCCCTAAGGGCAAAACCTAAATCACTTTGGTTTTTATAATAAAGCCTTATGTTATTATATGGCATTTTTTCACCTGCTTTTATACTAATTTTCACCTAATTTTATATATATTTTAACCTATATTTACCTCGTATTCAATAAAAACTCTATGCTTATTCCTAAAGATAACTAATATTTTTTATTATTTGTGGAAACTTATTATTAAATAATTCTTGTTTTAAATTCTAAATATAGAAAGGATAAGTTTATGAAAATAAGAACATTAGACCATCTAGTTTTAACTGTACAAGATATAAATAGATCTATAGACTTTTATGTAAATATTCTTAATATGGATTTAAAGATAATTAATAATGAATGTTCTCTTTTTTATGCAGATAAAAAAATCAATCTTCACAAAAAACCTGGTGAATTTCAACCTTCTGCTAAGTATCCTGTGCCCGGAAGTGCAGATTTATGTTTTGAAGTAGAATCAGATAATCCATCTGCAACAATTGAGGATAAAATAAATAAT
This genomic window from Clostridium botulinum BKT015925 contains:
- a CDS encoding VOC family protein, with the protein product MKIRTLDHLVLTVQDINRSIDFYVNILNMDLKIINNECSLFYADKKINLHKKPGEFQPSAKYPVPGSADLCFEVESDNPSATIEDKINNLKNYINGKGLLIEQGPVERVGAKGPMKSIYVRDPDKNLIELSIYYN